One Sagittula stellata E-37 genomic window carries:
- a CDS encoding DUF1330 domain-containing protein: protein MPALWIAHVSVTDAEAYGKYAELAGPAIAAHGGEFIARGGRYVQLEGRDRPRNVVARFASVEAAVECYNSDAYQAALEHARGASERDLMVVEITE from the coding sequence ATGCCAGCACTCTGGATCGCGCATGTCTCGGTGACCGACGCCGAGGCCTACGGAAAATACGCCGAACTGGCGGGACCCGCCATCGCCGCCCACGGCGGAGAATTCATCGCGCGCGGAGGGCGTTACGTGCAGCTCGAAGGCCGCGACCGACCGCGCAATGTGGTCGCGCGCTTTGCCAGCGTCGAGGCAGCGGTGGAGTGCTACAACTCGGACGCCTACCAGGCGGCGCTGGAACACGCACGTGGCGCCTCCGAACGCGACCTCATGGTGGTCGAGATCACCGAGTGA
- a CDS encoding MOSC domain-containing protein: MIPLAELRRSFAGPGRIDWIGLRPARLAPSLSVSRCTVSENGLDGDHGRGGKRAVTLIQAEHIPVIAALCGQEVTAAMLRRNLVVSGLNLTAAREFGLKIGEVVLEITAPCAPCSRMETVLGQGGYTAMRGHGGWCAKVLVSGEIEVGHRVIHSS, from the coding sequence GTGATCCCGCTGGCGGAGCTTCGCCGCAGCTTTGCCGGGCCGGGGCGGATCGACTGGATCGGTCTCCGCCCTGCGCGCCTTGCGCCGTCGCTGTCCGTTTCGCGCTGTACCGTTTCGGAGAACGGTCTGGACGGCGACCATGGGCGCGGCGGCAAACGCGCCGTCACGCTGATCCAGGCCGAACACATCCCTGTCATCGCGGCCCTCTGCGGGCAGGAGGTCACGGCGGCCATGCTGCGTCGCAACCTTGTCGTCTCCGGGCTCAACCTGACGGCCGCGCGGGAATTCGGACTGAAGATCGGCGAGGTCGTGCTGGAGATCACCGCACCCTGCGCCCCGTGCTCGCGGATGGAAACCGTTCTGGGGCAGGGCGGCTACACCGCGATGCGTGGCCACGGCGGGTGGTGCGCCAAAGTGCTCGTATCCGGCGAAATTGAAGTTGGTCACAGGGTTATCCACAGCTCTTGA
- the typA gene encoding translational GTPase TypA, translating to MQLRNVAIIAHVDHGKTTLVDELLKQSGAFRANQAVAERAMDSNDLERERGITILAKATSVEWKGTRINIVDTPGHADFGAEVERILSMVDGVVLLVDAAEGPMPQTKFVTSKALALGLRPIVVLNKVDKPDAEPDRALDEVFDLFSALDADEDQLDFPHLYASGRSGWCDTELDGPRKNLDALFRLIVDHVPAPKQVKLVDDDFRMLAVTLGADPFVGRLLTGRIESGHVKVGQTIQSISRIGQKIEQFRVTKIQAFRGLQLQDIDEAFAGDIVSVAGMTKTTVADTLCALAVDQPLEAQPIDPPTITVTFGINDSPLAGRDGKKVQSRVIRDRLYKEAETNVAIRIKDTPGGEAFEVSGRGELQMGVLIENMRREGFELSISRPQVIMKEVDGELMEPVEEATIDVDDEYSGAVIEKITGVRKGELVEMRPAGAGKTRIIAHVPSRGLIGYHGEFLTDTRGTGVLNRVFHGWTPHKGAIPGRRQGVLISMESGEAVAYALWNLEDRGKMMIGAQSPVYTGMIIGEHSRDNDLEVNPLKGKKLTNVRASGTDEAVRLTTPMSLSLEEAIAYINDDELVEVTPNAVRLRKRFLDPHERKRASRSA from the coding sequence ATGCAATTGCGCAACGTCGCGATCATCGCGCACGTCGACCACGGCAAGACGACCCTCGTCGACGAACTGCTGAAGCAATCCGGCGCCTTCCGCGCCAACCAGGCCGTGGCCGAGAGGGCCATGGACTCGAACGACCTCGAACGCGAACGAGGGATCACCATCCTTGCCAAGGCGACGTCCGTCGAATGGAAGGGCACGCGGATCAATATCGTGGACACCCCCGGCCACGCCGACTTCGGCGCCGAGGTGGAACGCATCCTGTCGATGGTCGACGGCGTGGTGCTGCTGGTGGACGCGGCCGAAGGCCCGATGCCGCAGACCAAGTTCGTGACCTCCAAGGCGCTGGCCCTGGGCCTTCGGCCCATCGTGGTTCTGAACAAGGTCGACAAGCCCGACGCGGAGCCGGATCGCGCACTGGACGAAGTCTTCGACCTGTTCTCGGCCCTCGACGCCGATGAGGACCAGCTCGACTTCCCACACCTTTATGCCTCCGGCCGCTCGGGCTGGTGCGACACGGAACTGGACGGCCCGCGCAAGAACCTCGACGCGCTGTTCCGCCTGATCGTCGACCACGTCCCTGCCCCGAAGCAGGTCAAGCTGGTGGACGACGATTTCCGTATGCTGGCCGTCACGCTGGGCGCCGACCCTTTCGTCGGCCGCCTGCTGACCGGGCGGATCGAATCCGGCCACGTCAAGGTCGGCCAGACGATCCAGTCGATCAGCCGCATTGGCCAGAAGATCGAGCAGTTCCGTGTCACCAAGATCCAGGCATTCCGCGGGTTGCAGTTGCAGGACATCGACGAGGCCTTTGCCGGTGACATCGTGTCGGTCGCAGGCATGACCAAGACCACCGTGGCGGATACGCTGTGCGCGCTTGCGGTGGACCAACCGCTGGAAGCCCAACCCATCGACCCGCCGACGATCACCGTGACCTTCGGGATCAACGACAGCCCGCTCGCCGGTCGTGACGGCAAGAAGGTGCAGTCCCGCGTGATCCGCGACCGCCTGTACAAGGAGGCGGAGACCAACGTCGCCATCCGGATCAAGGACACCCCCGGCGGCGAGGCCTTCGAGGTGTCCGGCCGCGGCGAACTGCAGATGGGCGTGCTGATCGAGAACATGCGCCGCGAAGGATTCGAACTGTCGATCTCGCGCCCGCAGGTGATCATGAAAGAGGTCGACGGCGAGCTCATGGAGCCCGTCGAGGAAGCGACAATCGACGTGGACGACGAGTACTCGGGCGCGGTGATCGAGAAGATCACCGGCGTGCGGAAGGGCGAGTTGGTGGAGATGCGTCCCGCCGGTGCGGGCAAGACCCGGATCATCGCGCATGTCCCCTCGCGCGGCCTGATCGGCTACCACGGCGAGTTCCTGACCGACACCCGCGGCACCGGCGTGCTGAACCGCGTGTTCCACGGCTGGACGCCGCACAAGGGCGCCATCCCGGGCCGCCGCCAGGGCGTGCTGATCTCGATGGAGAGCGGCGAGGCCGTGGCCTACGCGCTGTGGAACCTGGAAGATCGCGGCAAGATGATGATCGGCGCACAGTCCCCGGTCTACACCGGCATGATCATCGGCGAGCATTCCCGCGACAACGACCTGGAAGTGAACCCGCTGAAGGGCAAGAAGCTGACCAACGTGCGGGCGTCGGGCACCGACGAGGCCGTGCGCCTGACGACGCCCATGTCCCTGTCGCTGGAAGAGGCCATCGCCTACATCAACGACGACGAGCTGGTTGAGGTCACACCGAATGCCGTACGGCTGCGCAAGCGCTTCCTCGACCCGCATGAGCGCAAGCGGGCGTCGCGCTCTGCCTGA